The sequence below is a genomic window from Zhongshania aliphaticivorans.
GTCTGACCAGGCCCTCTTTGAGCGAGCGCTACAAAGCTAATGGAACTCATCATCCTCAGCGGGCGCTCAGGTTCCGGCAAAAGTACCGCCCTGCATCAGCTGGAAGATGAAGGCTTCTATGCCATCGACAATTTGCCCGTATCTCTACTACCCGAGCTGGTTCGTGAGCTGTCACGAAGTCCACTGAAAGTGCACCAGCACGTCGCCGTATGCATCGATGCCCGCAACGCCCAAGATGGCCTAGCACGCTTCAAAAGCCTGTGCGATCAGGTCAAACAATACGCCCACCTTCGAATCGTCTTTCTCGACGCCGGTGACGACAAACTTATCAAGCGGTTTAGTGAAACTCGCCGTCGCCACCCGCTAACCACTGACTCGCTGCCACTGGCCGATGCCATTAAACTGGAGTCTCGTTTACTGGAACCCATTGTGGTCGAAGCCTCGCTGGCAATCGACAGCAGTGACATGACGGTACACGAACTCCGCGCGGCGATTCGCGACCGTATTCTCGGTGTCGACGCCAGTCGTCTTGCCGTGCAGCTAAAATCCTTTGGTTTTAAACGCGGCCTGCCGATTGATGCCGACCTTGTCTACGACTTGCGGATGCTGCCCAACCCCCACTGGCAAGATAATTTACGCAGCCTCACCGGTCGAGACCAAGCCGTGCAGGACTTTCTCGCCAAACAGCCTGATGTGCAATTGATGCATCACGATATTCTGCAATACCTGCAAACCTGGCTACCCAAAATTGAAGCCAGTAACCGCAGTTATTTCACCATTGCGATTGGTTGCACCGGTGGTCAACATCGCTCAGTATATATGGTTGAATCCTTGGCAGAGGCCATGCGTAGCGCCTACCCAGACTTACAAGTTCGCCATCGCGAACTCCAGAATTAGAGAAGACACGATGGTCGAAGCAGAACTCAAAATCATTAATAAGCTCGGCTTGCACGCCCGCGCTGCCGCCAAACTCGTTGCCACCACAGGTGCGTATAGCTCGCTTATTACCCTGCGCATTGGCGACAAAAGTGTCGACGGCAAAAGTATTATGTCGGTGATGATGCTCGCCGCCGGAAAAGGCAGCGACATTCACGTTCGCTGCGAAGGAAACGACGAGACGGCGGCCTTGAGCGCAATACAAGACCTGATAAATCAACGCTTTGGTGAGGGTGAGTAAGAAACTTTATTTCATCTGAAATTAGCTAGTGGATTGTTGCGCGCCGCGCTTTCAAGGATAATTACCAAGATATCTCACAAATCCACCACGGCTCAGGCTAGGGATAGGTATGGCCCAGACTGCAGACAAGCTACAATCCGAGAGCCAGCTAAAAACCCTTAACGACGCCCTGGGTTCTGGCGGGTTTCTGCAAATTCGCCGCATGCTAAACGGCCTGCCCCCAGCAGACGCCGCCCACTTAATTGAATCAACGCCGCACAAAATCCGTAGTGTTTTGTGGCAGCTTATCGACTCTGAGAATGAAGGCGACATCCTTCAACACCTCAATGACGAAGTCCAAAGCCAATTCCTACGGCAAATGGACGCCGAAGAAGTCGCGGCCATCACCGAAGGTCTCGAAGCCGACGACATTGCTGACATTCTCCAGCAATTACCAGACCGCGTTATTCGCGAAGTTCTGGAATCGATGGACCATCAAGATCGCCTACGCGTAGAACATGTCTTGTCCTTCGACGAGGACACTGCTGGCGGCTTGATGAACACCGACACGATTACCGTGCGGCCCAACATCACCCTCGATGTCGCGATGCGTTATTTACGCCGCCATGAAAGCCTGCCAGAGATGACCGACAGCCTGATCGTCGTCAATCGCAACGATCAATACATTGGCATACTGTCGCTGCGCAAACTGCTGGTCTCTGACCCCAGCGTGACCGTGCGGGAAATCATGGACACCGAGGTGGAACCGATCTCTGCCAGTATGTCGTCAAAAGAGGTCGCCACGCTTTTCGCCCGCCACGACTGGGTCTCTGCCCCGGTCATTGGCGAAGACAGTCTATTGCTCGGCCGTATCACCATCGATGACGTGGTCGATGTTATTCGCGAAGAATCCGACCACTCCCTGATGAGTATGGCGGGTTTAGATGAAGACGAAGACACCTTCGCCGCCGTGTGGAGTACCGCACCGCGCCGGGCTATATGGCTTGGTATCAATTTACTCACTGCCTTTATTGCCTCCGGCGTTATCAACTTATTTGAAGCCACCATAGAAAAAGTGGTGGCGCTGGCGGTACTCATGCCGATTGTAGCCAGTATGGGTGGCGTCGCCGGCACCCAAACTTTAACGGTGGTGATAAGGGGTATGGCATTGGGCCATATCAGTAAAGACAATAGTCGCTGGCTCATTAATCGCGAGATCATGGTCGGCGCGATAAACGGCGGCCTCTGGGCCTTGATCGTAGCGGGCGCCACTACTGTGTGGTTCGGCGATCCACTGATGGGCGGCATTATTGCCGCCGCCATGATTATTAATTTAATTACCGCCGCGCTAGCGGGGGCTGTTCTGCCGCTGGCCATGAAATCCCTAAATATTGACCCCGCCCTCGCTGGCGGCGTAGTACTTACCACGGTTACCGATGTTATCGGCTTTATGTCCTTTCTCGGCCTAGCAACCTATTTTTATGCTTAATAGCAACGGATTTTAATGTGACTGACGAAATACCCGAATCAGAGCGCCCCAGTAAAACGGCGGTGAAAAAAGAGATGCAAGTCCTCCAGCAATTGGGGGAGAAGCTCGTTAAGCTCAGCAATAATGAACTGGCCAAAATAACGATTCACGATGAGCATCTCATCGAGGCGCTAAGCACCGCCCGAAAGTTGACCAGCCGTGAAGCACTGCGCCGCCAGCTCCAGTATATTGGCAAGCTAATGCGCGGAATCGACCTCACAGAGATTGAAGCTGGCTTAGCCAAACGCGAAGAAGGTCAACGAGAGCAAGCTCAGCAATTTCACCGATTAGAGCTACTGCGCGATGAACTCGCCGAGACTGGTATCGGCGCCATAGAAAAGGCCCTAAACGTCTACCCCCATGGCGATCGTCAACGTCTGCGCCAACTGGTAATGCAAATAGACAAGGACGCACAGGCAAAAAAACCGCCCGCTGCTAAACGGAAATTATTCCAATATTTGAAAGAACTTCAGGCCGCCAAGCCTGCTGACTAATGGCAAAGTTATAAACGGCGGTGCTGGGCAACTGGCATTCGCTTGCGCAATGCCAGTTGCTCCTCAGCGTCATAGTTAGCAATAACCGTGCAGGCGCCCAAGCCCGCCTCAGCCAAGACCTGCCCCCAACTGTCAATAAGCACAGAGCCGCCCGAGGTCTGCCGTTTAGCATCGTGGATACCGCCTTGGTTAGCCGCTACCACAAAACATTGATTTTCAATTGCGCGAGCACGAAGCAGAGGCAACCAATGCGCCCAGCCGGTGCTGCGGGTAAACGCCGAAGGCAGGGCAATAATATCAACCCCTTGATCCTGCATAAGCCTGAATAGCTCTGGAAAACGCAGGTCGTAACACACCGCCACGCCCAGCTTGCCCAGTTCGGTATCGACAAGCAGCACACTGTCGCCCGGCGCATAGGAATCAGACTCCCGATAGCGCCCTTGGTCATCACCAAGCTCGGCATCAAACAAATGTATTTTGCGGTAACGACCAAGACAGCTGCCGCACGCTGCGTAGACAAAACTCGTCGCGTACACCCGACCATCTTCCGCTGGGGTAGGAATAGTGCCGCCGACCACAATAAGCTGATACCGCGCTGCCAGTGCACTGAGGAATTGCTGCAAAGTCGAGTCGACGGCCTCGGCAGCTGCTAGCGCGGCGATGTCGGGACTGCCAAACAAGGCAAAATTTTCCGGCAGCACCACCAGTCTTGCACCACTGCTCGCGGCCTCTGCAACCAAGGCTTCCGCCCTCTGTAGATTCGCCTCCAGATCCGCACTGGACACCATTTGAATCGCCGCTAAATTCGCCACGATTACTTTAGCCCCGGCTTGCCGGTGTTACGGCTTTGGGGCGTACTAATATCAAAGGACTCGTCGTCAAAAATATTTTTAAAAATCAATTCAGGCTCCTGAATAGTGCCCGAAATTTCATATACCGCACTGGAAAAGCTGTCCATCTGCTCTTCAAAAACCTTGCTCACCACATAGGCACCGGCCGCCGCTGGCAAGCCCCCCACCAACGCCGCCACCCAAGGTAAATTACTACCCACCGGCAAGGTTGCAACCAAGCGCAAATCAGGTACTTCGGTGCGCAAATTAATGGCACCCGTCATCTGGAAACGGCTCGATGGCCCATGAACATCCAGTGGTGACGATAATTGCAGCTGACTATCCGCTAGATTCAAGCCGCCCCGCATCCGGTCAAAATAAATGCCTTTTTTAAACACATCGCGGAAATCAAACTTTAAGCGACGCACAATATTGGCCATATTGAAGATACTAAAAATTCGCAGAGTGCCACTGGCCGCATCCGAGGTTTTTAAAAACCGGCCATCCTTAAAAGAAAAGCTAAACTCGCCCTCACTGTCGGCGAGCGTCCACTGGCTGGGCGCTCCCGGCCACTGCAAATTCAGGTCAAAATTACCGCGCCGAGTTTCCATTACCCTCGGGTAGGAGAAACCCTCCAAGACATCACCCAGGTCACCCACGCCAAATTGGCCCCGCAACTGGGACGTATTTTGGCCGTTATCATCCTGCAGCCAATGCAAATTAGTACTGCCGGCCACCGTTGCCAACTCAATTCCCCGCAAACTGCCACGCACATTATAAAAATGTGCGCCGTCGGTATCACTGCGTAAATCGAAGCCGAGCCGCCCCATGACTTCATCGCCAATACTCAGTTTCACGATATCCAGATCGACGCTCGGCAGGCTTCGCGGATCTACTCCCGCCAGGGAATTAGCCGACGAATCCCTTGGCGAAGGCAAGCTCAAGTAGTCTAATTTCAATTTATAAACGTCACCCGCCGCACTCCCGGCCCGGGGAATGTGAAGATCGCCAAGTACCTGCGGGCTATTAATATGCAACAACCACGCGTAGGGATCACTGCGCAAAGAAATTTGCGCAGCCTCTAGTAAATTATCGAAAACCATCACTTCATCGATATAGAGGTCCTTAACACTAAACGCTAAGCCCTCTTCTGAACTCGTATTACTGGCAGCTAGCTCGGCATAGCGATCATAAACTCGCCGCCACTGGTCAAAATCAGCAAACGCGAGTCGGCCACCTATCAGCATTTGTCCAGGGCTTAAATCTCGCCAGGTATTCGGTTTCGACGCCGCACCCACGTGTAAATTTGCGCTAATCGCAGCACCATCTTGAAATCCGAGTAATAAGCTCAATTGCTCAGCCAAGTCGACATGCATCACTTGAAGGCCATCGCCAAAAGGCAGGCTTATTTTTACATCGCGTTTTTTATCCGCCGCTTTATACAATGGCTGCGGCAGTAGAATATCCACCCCTCGCAAATCAGATGTCACTGTTAAGCCGGCGTCCGAACCGGTCTGAATATGCAGTTTGGCCGCCGTGCTACCACGGAAAAAGCCCATTGCGGGCTGCCCAGTCCAGCGGCCAATATCAGCCATATTGATATTGCCATTAACATCGATAGCGAGCTGCCCGCCGCGCTGCTTAATGCTGGCCTTCATAGGCTGGCCAAACAGCTTAGCGCCTAAACCTCGGCTCCGAATACCGCCCTCGGTCTGGTAGTGTAAATGACCAATTGCATCGTTTAAGGTCAAACGATAATTGCGCATTTCAATCGTGTTGAAATTGATATCGGCGTCGACGCTGACATCAATTTTCGGTGTCTCGGTCAGGGTCATTTGTAAGGCAAAATCAACATCAGCATCACCTTCACCACGCCACTGATCAAAGACATTGCCGACAGATTGATGAAGTGGCGTTTCAGTGAATAAGCGCTGGGCCTGTGCAAAGTTTGGCCGCGCACTGGCACTAACATCTAATGTAAACAGGCCATCTGTATCCGGCCCTATTGCCACACGCAGATCGTCCACCGCTAAACCGTCGAGCTGAGCCGCGTCGGCCACTGTCGCAGTGACCAGGGCATTGTCTATTAAAACCTCGGCGTTAGCGGCGCTTATGACGGGCCAATCCGGATGAAATGCGAGTTCAATGTCGCTTAAGTCCAAATGCAATTGCACTGCAGGGTGGTCCTCAGTAGACGCCAGCAGTGAACCCCGATAGATAAACCCCGCAGTATTGGCCCTGCCTGCGCGAATGCTTTTACCTAGCCAATCAAGCAAACCATCGCTCAATACCGTCGGCGTAAAACGTCGGTGCAAGGTGACATCAGCATCCTGTGCACCAATGACTAAGCTCATCTGGGGCTCGACATCTGTATCCTTGTGCAGCGGCAGGTCCAATCGCAACAACGCCGATATAGGCACGCCCTGATTGTCGGCTTTTATCAAGCCACTACTTAGCGCCAAATGATCGTCATCAAAAGCCCAATTCAACTCAGTTTTGACGTTTTGCAAGTCGAAGGCTTGCTCATAAAGATGCGGAAAATCCAAGGCGAGGCGCGGCGAATCCAAGAGCAGCAAACCCCGCCTCGGTGCAATTTCCATATACCCAGACAAGCCCTTTGCACCAGGGGCACCCTGCCAGGGTTCCACACTTAAGGCATTGGCTTGAGCGCGTAAGTTAAAGCCTTCGAATCCTGTAGGCGAAATGTGCAAATCTAATTGGATATTATCCAAGCTTCCCTTGGGCGCCAGCTCCGCCAGGGTCATTTGCAAAGCTGGGCTCAACGCCTCGCTTTCGAGCAACAAGGTGTTAGCAATATCAAGGTCGAGCTGCGGCAGGCTAAATTGCCAGCGCGACGCTTCTGGCCGCTGCACAGACACGCCAGCCAGATCCAGCTGCATGTCTTGCCAACGCGCATCAAATTCAGAAAAACCAATTTGCCAGAAGCCATCGCGGTGGCTGCCTTTAAACCGCATATTCACATCATTAAGCACGGTGCCCTGAGAATTCCACAGCACACCCAAAGACAGCGCCGGGGTCTTTAATACGCCACTGATACTGATCCGCTGCGCCTGCCGCCAGCTCAACCACACCTCGCCACTGAGTTCGCTATCAATCAGCGGCGCACTGTCTTTAAATAACGGCGTTAATGCGCTTAAACGACTATTAGCAATGGCTAAATACGCGCTGGCGCTAAAGCGCTCGGTATTGCGGGGATCACCGTAGGATTCCAGTAATAACTGAATATCGCCATCACTGTCGGTATTTAACTCGGCATAGGCTCGGCGAAATTTATCATCGCTGCGCAAAAAGAAATCACGCATGCTTACTTGGGTTTGGTTGCCATTAGCGTAGTGAAGCTTTACCGAAAACGATTCTAGGGTGGCATTGCGCACACCCAGCACCGAGTCAATCAAGGTGTCGGGACTGCCGCCACCCTCCGTATCCAAACCCGGAATACGCCATTGCCCAGCGCTGTCCTGCTGTAAATCTAGCGCGAGTTTCGCCACTTTAATCTGGCGAATTTTAGGGGTGCCGGAAAAGAGCGTGGCGAGTAAATCTATTTCAATACGGCCGCGATCAAAGCGCAGAGCGCCACTTTCACCGAGTTGAAATTCAAGTAATTCAATAACTGGCGACAAGCCTGCCCAGCTACCATGCATTGCGCTGGCTTTCAGCGGAATACCTGAATACGCCTCGGCCTGCTGAAATATTTCGTCCTGATAGCGGTCAACTAAGCCAATATACTGCCGCCCCAAACTGGCGTAGAGGGCGAGCAAAACCAACACCAGCAGCGCGGTACCCCAAAGCAAGCTGTAGAGTTGTCGAAATAGACGCCCGAGCATCACCATTCACCCACAGTGACCGCCGCGCTGACTCACGCTCATCACCAGCGTCACAATAGCACCACGTCATATTGCTCTTGGGTATACACGGCCTCAACTTGAAAGCGGATACTCGCGCCAATAAACTCTTCTAAGTCAGCAACGCTCGACGACTCTTCGTCGAGCAAACGATCAACCACCTCTTGCGATGCCAGTACCAATAAGCGTTTACTCTCGTAGGCTCTCGCCTCGCGCAGTATTTCTCTAAACACCTCATAACAAACGGTTTCCGGCGATTTCATCGAGCCGCGACCATGGCAGTATCGACAGCTCTCACACAGAATATGCTCTAAGCTTTCGCGGGTGCGCTTGCGGGTCATTTCCACCAAGCCCAATTCTGACACCCCCGTGATTGAGGTCTTGGCGTAATCCTTTTCCATGGCCTTTTCCAAGGCTCGCAAGACCTGACGACGATGCTCAGGGTCTTTCATGTCGATAAAATCAATAATGATAATACCGCCGAGATTGCGCAAACGCAGCTGCCTCGCCAGCGCCGCCGTCGCTTCTAAATTCGTCTTAAAAATAGTTTCTTCAAGATTGCGATGACCAACAAAGGCGCCGGTATTAATATCGATGGTGCTCATGGCTTCAGTTTGATCGATAATTAGGTAGCCGCCCGATTTCAACTCGACCTTGCGACCAAGAGCTTTCTGAATTTCGTCTTCAACCCCATAAAGATCAAAAATCGGCCGTTCGCCGGGGTAATATTCAAGCTGGGAGACTATTTCCGGCAGGTAATCCTCGGCAAACTGCGCCACTCGCTGAAAACTTTCTTTGGAGTCAATACGGATTTTCTCCAAGCCTGGCCGCACCAAGTCGCGCATGGTGCGCATAAACAGCGGCAGGTCTTCGTAAATAACACTCGGCGCGACATCGCGTTTCATCCGCCGTTCAACCGCCACCCACAAACGTTTTAAAAATTGCACATCGGCGCGCATTTCCTCTTCGCCGGCGCCCTCTGCGGCCGTGCGCAGAATATAGCCGTCCCGCAATTCACCGTTTTCATCAAGAGCTTCTAATTCCAATAAATCGCGCAGACGCTGGCGCTCAACGTCGTCATCAATTCGATGCGAAACGCCAATATGCGCAGCGCCAGGCATATACACCAAATAGCGCGACGACACTGATAAGCGGGTCGTTAAGCGCGCACCCTTGGTGCCCATGGGATCTTTGCTAACCTGCACCGTCAGCAATTGGCCCTCGCGAATTTTAGTGCGAATATCCGCGTGTTCACCGTCGGCGGTATCTAAACTGGCAATATCTGAGGCGTGAATAAAGCCGGTGCGCTCCAAGCCAATTTCAACGAAAGCGGCCTGCATACCGGGCAATACACGTACTACCTTGCCCTGATAGATATTTCCGGCAATACCCCGCGAGCGGCTGCGCTCAATATACACTTCCTGCAACACGCCATTTTCGACCACGGCAACCCGAGTCTCGACCGGCGTGACATTGATCAGAATTTCTTCGCTCATGGCCTTACTCTAACCCGATTCCGGCATCTCTCAATAAAACCGCCGTTTCATATAATGGTAGCCCCACCACTCCGGAATAACTGCCCGAGATGTGTTGCACAAACTTCCCCGCAGCCCCTTGTATTCCGTAGGCTCCGGCCTTGTCGTCGGCATCACCGGTAGCGACATAACGATGAATCTGCTCGGCATTTAGATCGCCAAAAGTGACATCGGTCACCGCCAAGCTCAGCCGCAGTTGGCCCCTCGCGTAGAGTGCGACCCCCGTCATAACCTGATGCGTACGCCCGCTCAATCGCGTCAACATTGCCCGAGCCTGCGCCCGACTTTCCGGCTTACCTAAAATATCGCCATCGACAATCACCGACGTGTCGGCGGCGATCACCGGCGCCAGTCCAACGCGATCTACCACCGCCATGGCCTTCTCCCTAGCCATGCGCTGCACATACTGGGCCGCCTCTTCGTCGGCGTGTGGCGTCTCATCAATATCGGCGACAACAACTTCAACGGCAACGCCAATCTGCGCAAGTAATGCCTTCCTGCGCGGTGACTGCGACGCCAGTATCACTATTTCAGACATTTCAGTAGACCGCAAACAAACGCTGCAACCAAGCAATGCTCGGCCGCAAGAACAACCACAAGAAACCGGTACTTATAATGGGTAAAAACACCAGCCAATGCGTTTGGGCAACACCGTTAATATTTTGTGCCCACTGATCGACTAAAATATGGAAAAGTTCCAGCAAGGAAATAAACGCAGCCTGCTTACGTAAACTAAACATACGCAAACGCTGGTACGAGACTTGAATAATGTAGGCAATGACGGCCAGCGCAAAAGCATTCTGCCCCAACACCACGCCCTGCAAAATATCAAGCACCATGCCGCACAGCCAACTGGCAAATACGCCAACCCGCTCCGGCAAGGCCAGCAGCCAATACACCAAGGTCAATAATAGGAAATCGGGACGGGCCCAAGCCCAATCACCGCTCAGCGGGGAAATACTCAGCAGCAGCGCTGCCAACAAACTTACTACGACAAACCACAGTCCGTGCGCATGCGATTCCACGCGCTACTCCTCCGACTTCTGCTCACTGAAAACCAGTAAGACATTGCGACTGCGATCAAGCTGCGCCATCGGCCTTGCCCGCACTTCGGCAAAGGGCTGACCGGGGTCTATGGATACGTCGGTAACCTCGCCAACCGGGTAGCCACCGGGGAAACGGCCGCCCAAACCGGAGCTAACTAAAAGATCGCCAACTTGAATATCGGTGGTAGCCGCGACATGGGTCAAGGTCAACTCGTCTATCAGGCCAGTGCCTTCGGCAATCGCCCGCAAACCATTGCGACTCACTCGCACCGGCAAGGCGTGGGCGCTATCGGTAATTAATAACACCCGACTCTGCAATAAACCGACTTCTATAATTTGACCGAGCAAGCCGGTAGCATCAATCACAGGCTGACCAACAAAAGCGCCATCGCGACTACCTTTATCTACAACCAGCTGATGACGATTAGGGTCCGAGGCAACCGCCACCACTTCGGCCACGACAACCGTGTCGTTAAGACGCTCGGCAGAATTCATTAACTCTCGCAACCGCACGTTCTCGGCGCGAAGTTCAATGTATTTTTGCAGCTTGGCATTCAGAATTAAGGACTCAGCGCGCAGCCGCTCATTGTCGTCCATTAGTTCGCGACGCGTACTGAGCGTATCACTAAATTCGCTCAGCATTTTACTGGGCACATCAACTACCCAGTAGAATGGCGCAGCAACAAGTGACAACTGAGTGCGCACCGGCGCCATAAAGTCCAGTCGTTGGCCGACCAAAATAAGCGCGAGCGCGATACCACCAAACAACAGTAAGCGCCCGCCAACCGAGGACTCATTCGAGAATACCGGTTTAATTGCCGCGTCCTCCCTCTACAGGGCGAATCATTATTACTCTGCAGACAATATGTCGAGATGATGCCGATCCATCATTTCCAGCGCCTTGCCACCACCGCGGGCAACACAGGTCAATGGATCTTCGGCAATAATAACTGGCAGTGCACTTTCATCGGCAATTAACTGATCAATGCCACGCAACAGCGCACCACCGCCAGTCAGAACAATACCGGTTTCGGCGATATCCGCAGCTAACTCTGGCGGCGACTGCTCCAGCGCGCGTTTAACGCCTTGAATAATCACCTGTAGAGGTTCCTGCAGTGCTTCGAGTATTTCGTCGCTGTTCAAGGTGAAACGACGGGGAATACCCTCGGCTAGGTTGCGGCCGCGCACATCAATTTCACGCAGCTCACTGCCGGGGTAGGCGCAGCCAATTTCCTGCTTAATTCGCTCGGCCGTCGCGTCGCCAATCAAGCTGCCGTAGGTGCGGCGCACATGAGTGACAATCGCTTCGTCGAAACGGTCACCACCAACGCGCACAGAGTCGGAATACACCACGCCGTTCAAAGAAATAATAGCAATTTCAGTGGTGCCACCACCGATATCCACTACCATCGAACCCGAGGCTTCACCAACCCGCAGACCAGCACCAATTGCGGCGGCCATGGGCTCTTCGATTAAACGCACTTCACGGGCACCGGCACTGAGTACCGATTCGCGAATCGCGCGGCGCTCAACTTGAGTACTTTTGCAGGGTACACTGACCAACACCCGAGGGCTGGGTCGAATAAAACTATTTTGATGTACCAATTTAATAAAATGCTGCAGCATTTTCTCAGTCACTTGGAAGTCGGCAATAACACCGTCTTTTAATGGCCGAATAGCGGTGATATTACCGGGCGTCCGTCCCAACATGCGCTTGGCTTCCATACCAACCGCCTCAATGGTTTTCTGACCATTGTGCACGCGAATAGCTACTACCGAAGGCTCATCGAGAACGATGCCCTGACCTCGAACATAAATAAGCGTATTTGCTGTTCCAAGATCGATAGATAAATCGTTGGAGAACATGCCACGAATTCGTTTAAACATTAGTATGTATCACCTTATACGGCCCGTATATTTAGACTAGAGCCAGGCTATAGAGACTCGAAGAGATTGCCACCCGGCAATTTTCGCATGCCCCTGAATTGAAAACTTTGCCACTCTATCAATGGCAGGGATTTAGGGCAAGGCGCAAATATGATAAGTTTACGGGTTTACTGCTGTCTGCCAAGCAATCTCGGTGCCACGCTCAAGCTAAACACCGAAAAATACACGCCTGCGCCAGCCTATTACCGACGAATTTAGGTGACCCATGAGTTTAGACCAGAACGAAATTAGCAAACTGGCCAGACTGGCGCGTATCAACGTTGCCGACAGTGAAACCGAAGAGCTCAGTCAACGCATTGGCGATATTTTAGATATGATCGATGTTAT
It includes:
- the mreD gene encoding rod shape-determining protein MreD, with the translated sequence MESHAHGLWFVVVSLLAALLLSISPLSGDWAWARPDFLLLTLVYWLLALPERVGVFASWLCGMVLDILQGVVLGQNAFALAVIAYIIQVSYQRLRMFSLRKQAAFISLLELFHILVDQWAQNINGVAQTHWLVFLPIISTGFLWLFLRPSIAWLQRLFAVY
- a CDS encoding rod shape-determining protein, with the protein product MFKRIRGMFSNDLSIDLGTANTLIYVRGQGIVLDEPSVVAIRVHNGQKTIEAVGMEAKRMLGRTPGNITAIRPLKDGVIADFQVTEKMLQHFIKLVHQNSFIRPSPRVLVSVPCKSTQVERRAIRESVLSAGAREVRLIEEPMAAAIGAGLRVGEASGSMVVDIGGGTTEIAIISLNGVVYSDSVRVGGDRFDEAIVTHVRRTYGSLIGDATAERIKQEIGCAYPGSELREIDVRGRNLAEGIPRRFTLNSDEILEALQEPLQVIIQGVKRALEQSPPELAADIAETGIVLTGGGALLRGIDQLIADESALPVIIAEDPLTCVARGGGKALEMMDRHHLDILSAE
- the mreC gene encoding rod shape-determining protein MreC, translated to MFGGIALALILVGQRLDFMAPVRTQLSLVAAPFYWVVDVPSKMLSEFSDTLSTRRELMDDNERLRAESLILNAKLQKYIELRAENVRLRELMNSAERLNDTVVVAEVVAVASDPNRHQLVVDKGSRDGAFVGQPVIDATGLLGQIIEVGLLQSRVLLITDSAHALPVRVSRNGLRAIAEGTGLIDELTLTHVAATTDIQVGDLLVSSGLGGRFPGGYPVGEVTDVSIDPGQPFAEVRARPMAQLDRSRNVLLVFSEQKSEE
- the rng gene encoding ribonuclease G, with product MSEEILINVTPVETRVAVVENGVLQEVYIERSRSRGIAGNIYQGKVVRVLPGMQAAFVEIGLERTGFIHASDIASLDTADGEHADIRTKIREGQLLTVQVSKDPMGTKGARLTTRLSVSSRYLVYMPGAAHIGVSHRIDDDVERQRLRDLLELEALDENGELRDGYILRTAAEGAGEEEMRADVQFLKRLWVAVERRMKRDVAPSVIYEDLPLFMRTMRDLVRPGLEKIRIDSKESFQRVAQFAEDYLPEIVSQLEYYPGERPIFDLYGVEDEIQKALGRKVELKSGGYLIIDQTEAMSTIDINTGAFVGHRNLEETIFKTNLEATAALARQLRLRNLGGIIIIDFIDMKDPEHRRQVLRALEKAMEKDYAKTSITGVSELGLVEMTRKRTRESLEHILCESCRYCHGRGSMKSPETVCYEVFREILREARAYESKRLLVLASQEVVDRLLDEESSSVADLEEFIGASIRFQVEAVYTQEQYDVVLL
- a CDS encoding Maf family protein codes for the protein MSEIVILASQSPRRKALLAQIGVAVEVVVADIDETPHADEEAAQYVQRMAREKAMAVVDRVGLAPVIAADTSVIVDGDILGKPESRAQARAMLTRLSGRTHQVMTGVALYARGQLRLSLAVTDVTFGDLNAEQIHRYVATGDADDKAGAYGIQGAAGKFVQHISGSYSGVVGLPLYETAVLLRDAGIGLE